The following proteins come from a genomic window of Macaca thibetana thibetana isolate TM-01 chromosome 15, ASM2454274v1, whole genome shotgun sequence:
- the LOC126937217 gene encoding uncharacterized protein LOC126937217: protein MVPDFGSMHSVLPPYVPVDCNTVLEGCEQSRQQGLARQGPHWRRHGTLAQAYSPARTLASTLGRAPLTQAVPPSSVTGREDNREVPGSLDTCCPWPQDTDGERAPCRLLHTHHAPSTFWAASLILHKQPQGGFLSVLGCLEPLFTSGAAHVPEVGCAAAALPVDEDSCAEHRFPRQPQIPLLTSPNVAFRVLAQDPVQPEWCNHSLPHHRFIVDLLKLHSISQITSKAGYVEYLGPAYPELGKAWFPNTALGLKGSLPSC, encoded by the coding sequence ATGGTGCCCGATTTCGGCAGCATGCATTCAGTGCTTCCACCTTACGTGCCAGTGGACTGCAACACTGTGTTGGAGGGCTGCGAGCAGAGCAGGCAGCAGGGACTTGCCAGGCAAGGCCCACACTGGCGCAGGCATGGGACGCTTGCTCAGGCCTATAGCCCTGCCCGCACCCTAGCATCCACCCTGGGAAGGGCTCCCCTAACTCAGGCAGTGCCCCCATCTTCAGTCACTGGCAGAGAAGACAACAGGGAGGTTCCAGGGAGCCTGGACACTTGCTGCCCTTGGCCTCAGGACACCGATGGGGAGCGGGCCCCGTGCAGGTTACTGCACACCCACCACGCGCCCAGCACCTTCTGGGCCGCCTCGCTGATTCTTCACAAGCAGCCACAAGGcggttttctttctgttcttgggTGTTTAGAGCCTCTGTTTACAAGTGGAGCAGCCCACGTCCCAGAAGTAGGATGCGCCGCTGCTGCGCTCCCTGTGGATGAAGACTCCTGCGCTGAGCACAGGTTCCCTAGGCAACCACAAATACCACTTCTCACTAGCCCAAACGTGGCTTTCAGAGTCCTCGCCCAGGACCCTGTCCAGCCTGAATGGTGTAACCATTCCCTACCCCATCACCGCTTCATCGTGGACTTGCTTAAATTACACAGCATCTCGCAAATAACTAGCAAAGCAGGCTACGTGGAGTACTTGGGTCCTGCCTACCCGGAGCTCGGCAAAGCCTGGTTCCCCAACACAGCTCTGGGCCTGAAAGGTAGCTTGCCTTCCTGCTAA